CGTGTTTCTCGGCAAAGGAGCCCGCCCTCTTCCCGGCGGGCGGCTTCCCATCCATGAAGTTCGTCGATCAGGTTCGAATCTTCGTAAAAGCCGGTGACGGCGGCCACGGCGCGGTGGCGTTCCGCCGCGAGAAGTTCATCGCCAAGGGCGGCCCCTCCGGCGGCGACGGGGCCAACGGCGGCAGCGTGATCTTCCGCGCCGACACCCAGCTCACCACGCTTTTGGACTACCGCTACCAGCAGCACCACCGGGCGCCGAACGGGCAGCCGGGCATGGGCTCGGATTGCAACGGCCGCGGAGGCGAGGATCTCGTCCTGCGGGTGCCGGTGGGCACGGTGTTCAAGGACGCGGAGACGCACGAGATCCTCTCGGATCTCGCGGAGCCCGGCCAGGAGTGGACCGCAGCGAGGGGCGGGCGGGGCGGCCTCGGCAACATGAACTTCGCCACCTCGACCCGCCAGGCGCCGCGCTTCGCCCAGCCCGGGACACCGGGTGAGGAGACGACGCTCCTCCTGGAGCTCAAGCTCCTGGCCGACGTCGGCCTCATCGGCTATCCCAACGCGGGCAAGTCGACGCTGATCTCGGTGGTCTCCCGGGCGAAGCCGAAGATCGCCGACTATCCGTTCACCACCCTGGTGCCGAACCTGGGCGTGGTCGGCTACAAGGATCACAAGAGCTTCGTCGTCGCCGACATCCCCGGTCTCATCGAGGGTGCGAGCGAGGGCGCGGGGCTGGGACACCAGTTCCTGCGGCACGTGGAGCGCTGCCGGATCCTCGTCCACCTGGTGGACGCCTCGGCGCCGGACCTCGACCCGGAGCGGGCGCTAGATACCGACTTCGCGACGATCAACCGGGAGCTCGCCCGCTACTCCCAGGAGCTCGCGGGGCGGCCCCAGATCGTCGCGCTGAACAAGTGCGACCTGCCGGAGGCCCGGGAGCGGGCCGAGGCGTTCGCGAAGAAGCTGCGCAGGCGCAAGAACGCGCCGAAGGTCTTCCTGATCTCGGCTGCGACGCGAGACGGGGTCGACGCCCTCGTCGACGCCTGTGCGGAGGTTCTCTGGAGCGCGCAGGCGTGAAGATTCGGCCTGCGCCGAACGTCTTGGGAGAAGACGCGGTTTTTCCGCCAGGAGGAGCTCGATGAAGAGCCTCATTGCGACGGCGCTGCTCGCGGCCGCCGGAACTTCGGCCCAGGCGGCCACGCCCGCCCCTGCAACCCCTGCGACCACGGCGCCCGCCAAGGCGCCGCCGTTGGCGATGCCCTCCGACGTCGCCGCGCTGGTGGCGAAGCTCCAGGCCTTCTACGAGAAGAGCCCGGGCCTCGACACCCGCTTCGATCAGAGCTTCACCCAGGGCGGGATGCCGTCGAGGCTCGGCGGGGCGACCGCCAAGGGCCGGATGCGCTTCCGGAAGCCCGATGGTGCGACCGGGCCGCTGATGCGCTGGGATTACGACGACGGCCGGATCCTGCTGCTCGTGAAGGATCGGAGCTGGACCTTCGATCCCGACACGAAGCAGGCGACCGAGTACCGCGTGGATCCGGGGCAGCTCTCGGCAGCCGTCACCTTCATGTGGGGCAAGGGCCGCCTGGCCGAAGAGTTCGAAATCGTGCAGTCGAAGCGCGACTTCGGCGGCGACGGGACGGCGCTGGAGCTCACGCCCCGGAAGCCCTCGGGCTTCTCCAAGGTCTTCCTGGTCGCCGATCCCGCCACCGGAAAGGTGAGCCGCTCGGTGGTGGTCCAGTCGAACGGCAGCGAGAACCACCTGATCTTCCACGACACCCAGGCGAACGCGAAGGTCGTTCAGGCGGACTTCGATCCCGATCGCGCGTTCCCCGCCGGCACGTCCCGGGTGCGGGCCGCGGTCCCTGGGCAGTAGCGCAGAGCGAATGAAGGATCAGGCCGGCTCGGGCGGGAACGAGCCGCTCCCGGAGGCGGCCCTCGCGGCGTTGCGCAGCGCACGAACCCTCGAGCCGCCGCCGATGCAGGTCGGGCCACCCGGCGCGCTGTGTGGAAACGCGCGCCAGCTCGCTCGGAGCTCGGCCTCGTCCAGCCCCGTCTGCTCGTGGAGCACCAGGACGCCGCAGATCTCGCACGGCCGGATCGCTACGTTTCCTCCGGGATGGCGATGATGCATGACGGCCTCCGTGGGTGGGCGCGCGAGCTTGCGCGAGCCTGAACCCTGGCCATCGCCAACCGGCAGCGCAACCTCGGAGCATGAAGAAATCGCCCCCGCGGAGCGGGAGCGATTCCTTCAGCCGCGCGCTGCGCGGAAACGCTCCTCCTTGCGTTTGCTCCGCCTTCGGCTCCGCTGTCAGCTCAGAATGGCGGCTTCCCTGCCGGTCTGTTCGATCGCGGGCAGTACCTC
The Vulgatibacter incomptus DNA segment above includes these coding regions:
- the obgE gene encoding GTPase ObgE: MKFVDQVRIFVKAGDGGHGAVAFRREKFIAKGGPSGGDGANGGSVIFRADTQLTTLLDYRYQQHHRAPNGQPGMGSDCNGRGGEDLVLRVPVGTVFKDAETHEILSDLAEPGQEWTAARGGRGGLGNMNFATSTRQAPRFAQPGTPGEETTLLLELKLLADVGLIGYPNAGKSTLISVVSRAKPKIADYPFTTLVPNLGVVGYKDHKSFVVADIPGLIEGASEGAGLGHQFLRHVERCRILVHLVDASAPDLDPERALDTDFATINRELARYSQELAGRPQIVALNKCDLPEARERAEAFAKKLRRRKNAPKVFLISAATRDGVDALVDACAEVLWSAQA
- a CDS encoding outer membrane lipoprotein carrier protein LolA, translating into MKSLIATALLAAAGTSAQAATPAPATPATTAPAKAPPLAMPSDVAALVAKLQAFYEKSPGLDTRFDQSFTQGGMPSRLGGATAKGRMRFRKPDGATGPLMRWDYDDGRILLLVKDRSWTFDPDTKQATEYRVDPGQLSAAVTFMWGKGRLAEEFEIVQSKRDFGGDGTALELTPRKPSGFSKVFLVADPATGKVSRSVVVQSNGSENHLIFHDTQANAKVVQADFDPDRAFPAGTSRVRAAVPGQ